The proteins below come from a single Corynebacterium glyciniphilum AJ 3170 genomic window:
- a CDS encoding MFS transporter: protein MAASTTPAQRWSFLGIISLGLFLVGADNSILYTALPVLRDELHTTALQGLWIINAYPLVLVGLLLGTGTLGDKIGHRVMFLTGVSVFGIGSLLAAFSPNAWMLIAARAVLGFGAATMMPATLALIRQTFTDVRERNTAIGIWGSIAVVGAASGPVLGGFLLEHFHWGTVFLINVPVVIVILVATAVYAPANQADPSRHWDVLSSVWAMLAMVGAVMAIKEIANSAGSTSLVLTSVGVAVVGAVLFAHRQGLLRRRGMPALLEFGIFRDRMFAGGTLAAMFAMFVLAGAELMTTQRFQTSGGFSPLEAGLLVASAAVPAIPASILGGMNLHRLGFRTLITGGFIISGAGVATVVWAVPDQPLWLAVIGLGLVGVGSGCVMSVSSSAIIGSAPESKAGMASSVEAISYEFGTLLSVAILGSLMPMFYAMRAPSAVSGDVDHGVDHPVFGAAAADAYDTGYLLVLVIAGIVAVVAALVTAWCFRGNPKEAKYSAHE, encoded by the coding sequence ATCGCTGCCTCTACCACTCCCGCCCAGCGGTGGAGCTTCCTCGGCATCATCAGCCTCGGACTGTTCCTCGTCGGCGCCGACAATTCGATCCTCTACACGGCGCTGCCGGTGCTGCGCGATGAACTGCACACCACCGCCCTGCAGGGCCTGTGGATCATCAACGCCTATCCGCTGGTCCTGGTCGGGTTGCTGCTCGGCACCGGCACCCTCGGGGACAAGATCGGTCATCGGGTCATGTTCCTCACGGGTGTGAGTGTCTTCGGCATCGGTTCGCTGCTCGCGGCGTTCTCCCCGAACGCGTGGATGCTGATCGCGGCCCGCGCTGTTCTCGGATTCGGCGCGGCCACGATGATGCCCGCCACCCTGGCGCTGATCCGGCAGACCTTCACGGATGTCCGTGAGCGCAACACTGCTATCGGTATCTGGGGCTCGATCGCGGTCGTCGGTGCAGCATCCGGACCGGTGCTCGGCGGCTTCCTGCTGGAGCACTTCCACTGGGGCACGGTATTCCTCATCAACGTGCCGGTCGTGATCGTGATCCTCGTTGCGACCGCCGTGTACGCCCCCGCGAACCAGGCGGACCCGTCCCGGCACTGGGACGTGTTGTCCTCGGTGTGGGCGATGCTGGCTATGGTCGGTGCGGTGATGGCGATCAAGGAGATCGCCAATTCCGCCGGCAGTACGAGCCTCGTACTGACCTCTGTCGGCGTGGCTGTGGTTGGTGCCGTGCTGTTCGCGCACCGCCAGGGACTGCTGCGGCGCCGGGGTATGCCGGCTCTGCTGGAGTTCGGCATCTTCCGGGACCGGATGTTCGCCGGCGGGACGTTGGCGGCGATGTTCGCGATGTTCGTGCTGGCAGGTGCGGAGTTGATGACCACGCAGCGGTTCCAGACCTCGGGCGGGTTCAGCCCGCTGGAGGCCGGCCTGCTGGTGGCCTCGGCGGCGGTGCCGGCGATCCCGGCCTCGATCCTCGGTGGGATGAACCTGCACCGTCTCGGCTTCCGCACGTTGATCACCGGTGGTTTCATTATCAGCGGGGCAGGCGTGGCGACTGTGGTGTGGGCGGTGCCGGACCAGCCGTTGTGGCTGGCGGTCATCGGCCTGGGTCTGGTGGGCGTCGGATCGGGCTGTGTGATGTCTGTGTCGTCCTCGGCGATCATCGGTTCGGCGCCGGAGAGCAAGGCGGGTATGGCGTCCTCGGTGGAGGCCATCTCCTACGAGTTCGGCACGCTGCTGTCGGTGGCCATCCTCGGCAGTCTGATGCCGATGTTCTACGCGATGCGTGCTCCGTCCGCGGTCTCCGGAGACGTCGATCACGGGGTGGACCACCCGGTGTTCGGTGCGGCCGCCGCAGACGCCTACGACACCGGCTACCTGCTGGTGCTGGTGATTGCCGGTATCGTCGCAGTGGTTGCCGCTCTGGTGACGGCCTGGTGCTTCCGTGGAAACCCGAAGGAGGCGAAGTACTCTGCGCACGAGTAA
- the aztA gene encoding zinc ABC transporter ATP-binding protein AztA, with protein MREPPRLTDISHRYARVPSLRNITLTVEPGTVTALVGGNGSGKSTLLGILAGTLRPTSGVAAGIPENTALVPQHSAAPELFPVTVRRTVAMGRWRHRGLLHPLTRRDRDIIDASMRRMGITDLADRTLSDLSGGQRQRTFIAQGLAQQAPLLLLDEPLSAVDTTTVTMIDKAVREESQAGTTVVIATHHRHQADSADRVIVLDHGRVAKEA; from the coding sequence ATGCGTGAACCGCCCCGCCTCACTGACATCTCCCACCGCTACGCTCGGGTCCCCTCCCTCCGGAACATCACTCTCACTGTCGAACCAGGGACCGTCACCGCCCTTGTCGGCGGCAACGGTTCCGGAAAATCCACCCTGCTCGGTATCCTCGCCGGCACACTGCGCCCCACCTCGGGTGTCGCCGCCGGGATCCCGGAGAACACAGCTCTGGTCCCCCAGCACAGCGCCGCACCCGAGCTGTTCCCGGTCACCGTCCGTCGGACCGTGGCCATGGGACGATGGCGCCACCGTGGACTGCTCCACCCCCTCACCCGGCGCGACAGGGACATCATCGACGCGTCGATGCGACGGATGGGAATTACCGATCTGGCCGACCGCACCCTCAGTGACCTGTCCGGTGGCCAACGCCAACGCACCTTCATCGCACAGGGACTGGCTCAGCAGGCTCCGCTGCTCCTGCTCGACGAACCCCTGTCCGCAGTCGACACCACCACCGTCACCATGATCGACAAGGCCGTCCGCGAGGAGAGCCAGGCCGGCACCACAGTCGTCATCGCCACGCACCACCGCCACCAGGCGGACAGTGCGGACCGGGTCATCGTCCTTGACCACGGACGGGTGGCGAAGGAAGCATGA
- a CDS encoding YoaK family protein, whose translation MMRREISLTDDGAYLVGLFALTVATGVVDAVSYLSLDHVFTGNMTGNVLFVGFGIADSGVVPLLNNVIALAGFVVGAMVAGRAVRGRPHKTRLPTAHLLLLVCTAVGILVLAVVWLFSGDPVGFWLLSLTAALALTMGVQAVAARGAQISDVTTVVITSTLVNFAVESPISGGSGEKWVRRAGAVLSMAGGGALGALTLETWSPAGALFIGGCCMAVGVTALALARRRERSKIEAA comes from the coding sequence ATGATGCGACGTGAGATTAGTCTTACCGACGACGGCGCGTATCTTGTCGGGTTGTTCGCCCTGACCGTCGCTACCGGTGTTGTTGACGCGGTCAGTTACCTTTCGCTTGACCACGTATTTACCGGAAACATGACCGGGAATGTGTTGTTCGTCGGCTTCGGCATTGCCGACTCGGGGGTGGTACCTCTGCTGAACAACGTGATCGCCTTAGCAGGGTTCGTCGTCGGCGCGATGGTGGCAGGTCGCGCCGTGCGTGGACGTCCCCATAAGACCCGTCTTCCGACTGCCCATCTGCTTCTCCTGGTCTGTACGGCTGTGGGAATCCTCGTGCTCGCCGTCGTGTGGCTATTCAGTGGAGATCCCGTCGGTTTCTGGCTTCTCAGTCTGACGGCGGCCCTTGCATTGACGATGGGCGTCCAAGCAGTGGCGGCCCGGGGTGCTCAGATTTCTGATGTTACAACCGTGGTAATTACCAGCACGCTGGTGAATTTCGCCGTAGAAAGCCCTATTTCCGGTGGTAGCGGGGAAAAATGGGTGCGGCGTGCAGGTGCGGTTCTGTCGATGGCGGGCGGAGGAGCGCTTGGTGCTCTCACTTTAGAGACGTGGTCGCCCGCTGGAGCGCTGTTTATCGGTGGCTGCTGCATGGCAGTTGGTGTCACGGCGCTTGCACTGGCTCGTCGGCGCGAACGCAGTAAGATTGAGGCGGCATGA
- the aztC gene encoding zinc ABC transporter substrate-binding protein AztC — MNRLRILTATLVSGLLASVLVACGSDGERPSIVVTTNILGDVVSRLVGDSADVQVLMKPNADPHSFGISAREAGDMQQADLIVANGLGLEEGLGSNLDNAREEGGDVLEIGEEIDPLPYASGGDEGDLDPHFWTDPGRMVTAAGIIADHLAGAVDSDVGEEIRSSAETYRAELDNLDTEVSELLGSVPEDRRKLVTNHHVFGYLADRFGYDVIGTVIPGGTTLAAPSAADLRDLSTTIRDNRVPAIFADSSQPQRLADVLADEAGITVDVVPLFTESLTEPDGEAGNYIDMQRTNAERIADALA, encoded by the coding sequence ATGAACCGCCTCCGCATCCTCACCGCGACACTCGTTTCGGGACTACTCGCCTCCGTCCTCGTGGCCTGCGGCAGTGACGGCGAACGACCCAGCATCGTCGTCACCACGAACATCCTCGGCGACGTCGTCTCCCGGCTCGTCGGGGACTCTGCGGACGTCCAGGTGCTGATGAAACCCAACGCCGACCCGCACTCCTTCGGCATCTCGGCCAGGGAGGCCGGGGACATGCAGCAGGCTGACCTCATCGTCGCCAACGGTCTGGGACTCGAAGAAGGGCTTGGATCGAACCTCGACAACGCCCGCGAAGAAGGGGGCGACGTCCTCGAGATCGGTGAAGAGATCGACCCGCTGCCCTACGCCTCAGGCGGGGACGAGGGCGACCTCGACCCGCACTTCTGGACGGATCCCGGCCGCATGGTCACTGCCGCAGGAATCATCGCAGACCACCTGGCGGGTGCAGTCGACAGTGACGTCGGCGAAGAGATCCGGTCCTCCGCCGAGACCTACCGCGCGGAGCTGGACAACCTTGATACCGAGGTGTCCGAGCTCCTGGGCTCTGTGCCGGAGGACCGCCGGAAACTGGTGACCAACCACCATGTGTTCGGTTATCTCGCCGACCGCTTCGGGTACGACGTGATCGGCACGGTCATTCCCGGCGGTACAACTCTGGCAGCTCCCTCGGCGGCAGACCTGCGGGACCTGAGCACGACGATCCGTGACAACCGTGTCCCGGCGATCTTCGCCGATTCCTCACAGCCCCAACGCCTTGCCGATGTGCTTGCGGATGAGGCCGGAATCACTGTCGATGTCGTCCCCCTGTTCACCGAATCGCTCACCGAGCCGGACGGTGAGGCAGGCAACTACATCGACATGCAACGTACTAACGCCGAGCGCATCGCTGACGCGCTCGCCTGA
- a CDS encoding tetratricopeptide repeat protein, translating to MEHLHGHDHDSCTPDLDRDLAVTGIRSPEEKPAQVISDEKTSPSRVVEPVIEVTPLSLEPEVIVRSSQVPVVVLIGSAVDPGMTALRRDLKNRAASAALRWIFGVVDADRFPQVVRAFRPTTLPSVTVVAGGTGVRAWTPADGAEVDCGDWAEQVVVTVSARLEGLPEDAVTDGADQATAGTSFAADPRLQEAAELVGHGDAEAALVLYDRMLAEYPDPAAASTLHRARAAVAVLARTGDMDRSAVLSAVADARRGPRGDVDTLLRAADVLVLLDRPAEAVELLSGALTDVRDGDGEGDRVRHRLLELLYLLEPGDPVVTLARQRIAAAVF from the coding sequence ATGGAGCACCTACACGGCCACGACCACGATTCCTGTACCCCTGATCTCGACCGCGACCTGGCGGTGACGGGGATCCGGTCCCCGGAGGAGAAGCCGGCACAGGTGATCTCCGACGAGAAGACCTCACCGTCCCGGGTCGTCGAACCGGTCATCGAGGTGACACCGTTGTCCCTGGAGCCGGAGGTCATCGTCCGCTCCTCCCAGGTTCCCGTGGTTGTGCTCATCGGCTCGGCGGTCGATCCCGGGATGACGGCGTTACGTCGAGACCTGAAGAACCGCGCCGCTTCAGCGGCGTTGCGCTGGATTTTCGGTGTGGTGGACGCCGACCGGTTCCCACAGGTCGTCCGTGCTTTCCGCCCGACGACGCTGCCGTCGGTGACCGTCGTGGCAGGCGGAACCGGTGTCCGTGCCTGGACCCCGGCAGACGGTGCGGAGGTCGATTGTGGGGACTGGGCCGAGCAGGTCGTCGTGACAGTGTCCGCACGCCTTGAGGGGTTGCCCGAGGATGCGGTCACCGACGGAGCCGACCAGGCGACCGCGGGCACCTCCTTCGCTGCAGATCCGAGACTCCAGGAGGCGGCGGAGCTGGTCGGCCACGGGGACGCCGAGGCTGCGCTGGTCCTCTACGACCGTATGCTCGCCGAGTACCCCGATCCGGCCGCAGCATCCACCCTGCATCGCGCGCGGGCTGCCGTCGCTGTGCTGGCCCGTACGGGGGACATGGACCGGTCGGCGGTGTTGTCGGCGGTGGCGGACGCCCGTCGGGGTCCGCGGGGTGATGTCGACACCTTGCTCCGCGCCGCAGACGTCCTGGTCCTCCTCGACAGACCGGCCGAGGCGGTGGAGCTGTTGTCGGGGGCGCTGACGGACGTGCGCGACGGAGATGGTGAGGGGGACCGGGTCCGTCACCGCCTCCTGGAGTTGCTGTACCTGCTGGAACCTGGTGATCCGGTGGTGACGCTGGCCCGCCAGCGGATTGCGGCAGCGGTGTTCTGA
- the aztD gene encoding zinc metallochaperone AztD, with product MSPTSLIHNPRRFRRSATAAVAASLSAVLALSACSSDDSGSSESSSAEASSHDGHDHGDEPGAEAQEVDAAEPRILTTYDGGYLTLDANTLEVISDEKIDGFNRLNPLGDGRHVLLSTGDGFQLIDAGVWTEPHGDHTHSYAGDPVLTDTVFGTDTPGHVVSHDGNVALFGDGDGKIQLFKAEDFLDISGGDGDDVPEPTVTETDDPHHGVAVELSDGTLLHTEGTEEHRDTVVALSSDGEEIASSNDCEGVHGEATAAGEAVSFGCEDGVLIYKDGEFTKIDAEDSYGRTGNQSGSDASPVVLGDYKVDEDAELERPTRIKLTNTEDNTAQLVELGTSYSFRSLARGPEGEALVLGTDGKLHVIDPESGEVIDSWDVIDEWEEPVEWQEARPTLFVQGDRAYVSEPSTNELHVVDLSNGEILTSAELPETPNELTGVTG from the coding sequence ATGTCCCCAACGTCCCTGATCCACAATCCACGACGGTTCCGCCGCAGCGCGACCGCTGCGGTGGCGGCGAGCCTCTCCGCCGTCCTGGCCCTGTCCGCCTGCTCGTCCGACGACAGTGGCAGCAGCGAGAGCTCGTCGGCCGAGGCATCATCGCACGACGGCCACGACCACGGAGATGAACCTGGCGCCGAGGCACAGGAGGTTGACGCCGCCGAGCCCCGTATCCTGACCACCTATGACGGCGGCTACCTCACGCTGGACGCCAACACTCTGGAGGTGATCTCGGACGAGAAGATCGACGGTTTCAACCGGCTGAACCCCCTCGGCGACGGTCGTCACGTCCTGTTGTCCACCGGTGACGGCTTCCAGCTCATCGATGCCGGTGTCTGGACTGAGCCGCACGGCGACCACACCCACAGCTACGCCGGTGATCCGGTCCTCACGGACACCGTCTTCGGTACCGACACCCCCGGCCACGTCGTCAGTCATGACGGCAACGTCGCCCTGTTCGGCGACGGTGACGGGAAGATCCAGCTGTTCAAGGCAGAGGATTTCCTGGATATCTCCGGTGGCGACGGCGACGATGTTCCGGAGCCGACCGTGACGGAGACGGACGATCCCCACCACGGTGTCGCCGTCGAGCTGTCAGACGGGACCTTGCTGCACACCGAAGGAACGGAAGAGCACCGTGACACCGTTGTCGCCCTCAGCTCCGATGGCGAAGAGATCGCGTCCAGTAACGACTGTGAAGGCGTCCACGGGGAGGCGACGGCCGCAGGAGAGGCCGTCTCTTTCGGCTGCGAGGACGGCGTCCTGATCTACAAGGATGGCGAGTTCACCAAGATCGATGCCGAGGACAGTTACGGGCGTACCGGTAACCAGTCCGGTTCTGATGCGTCTCCCGTTGTACTGGGTGACTACAAGGTGGACGAGGACGCAGAACTGGAGCGACCGACCAGGATCAAGCTGACGAACACCGAGGACAACACCGCACAACTCGTCGAGCTGGGGACGTCGTACAGCTTCCGCTCGCTGGCCCGCGGGCCGGAGGGTGAGGCTTTAGTGCTGGGCACGGACGGTAAGCTGCACGTCATTGACCCCGAGAGCGGCGAGGTGATCGACTCCTGGGACGTCATCGACGAGTGGGAGGAGCCGGTGGAATGGCAGGAAGCCCGCCCCACCCTGTTTGTCCAGGGGGACCGGGCCTATGTCTCTGAACCGTCCACCAATGAGCTTCACGTGGTAGACCTGTCCAACGGAGAGATTCTGACCTCCGCGGAGCTCCCGGAGACCCCGAACGAATTGACCGGCGTGACCGGTTAG
- a CDS encoding TetR/AcrR family transcriptional regulator, translating to MRTSKKDVILRAAVGIIESDGLDAVTYESLADASGMSKSGLIYHFPSRHELMLGVHRFLAGQWEEDLESAAGGPAGEVTPAERLRAMVLSLSRSATRADLLLQVDSRTHRDFVEVWRDVDQRWLPPIDGVDGDGEDAALKRAAYLVQILADGLWMHDHVHDHALTDAQRKALTSAILELIP from the coding sequence CTGCGCACGAGTAAGAAGGACGTGATCCTGCGTGCCGCTGTCGGCATCATCGAGTCCGACGGCCTGGATGCGGTGACCTATGAGTCGCTCGCGGATGCATCCGGGATGTCGAAGTCGGGGCTGATTTACCACTTCCCGTCGCGCCATGAGCTCATGCTCGGGGTGCACCGCTTCCTTGCGGGGCAGTGGGAGGAAGATCTTGAATCGGCGGCTGGAGGCCCGGCAGGTGAGGTGACACCGGCCGAGCGGTTGCGTGCGATGGTGCTGTCGTTGAGCCGGTCGGCGACGCGCGCGGACCTGCTGTTGCAGGTCGACTCTCGGACACACCGGGATTTCGTGGAGGTCTGGCGCGATGTCGATCAGCGGTGGCTGCCGCCGATTGACGGTGTCGACGGGGACGGGGAGGACGCCGCCCTGAAGCGTGCGGCGTATCTGGTGCAGATCCTCGCTGACGGTCTGTGGATGCACGACCACGTCCATGACCATGCGTTGACCGATGCGCAGCGTAAGGCGTTGACGTCGGCGATCCTTGAACTGATCCCGTAG
- a CDS encoding GTP-binding protein, with product MTTTHRRTPVTVLSGFLGSGKTTLLNAVLANRDGRRIAVIVNDFSEVNIDAALIAGEGHLTRGEDRFVELTNGCICCTLRDDLVESVGTLARRGAYDHILIESTGISEPMPVAATFEWQWDDGTRLADLAPIDTMVTLVDAVQFLDGLGTRVRLRDADRGSTPEDERTVADLLVDQVEFADRIYITKSDLVSADRLSATISLVRRMNPRAVIDIMVDGLVHGRSATTEILGAQLYNEATARTYQGYAEELANPHTPETEEYGISSVVFRGERPLDRGRLLEALRSTTGLVRSKGYCWFADRLEFAQVWHQAGPDLAIRPAASWKAAGLEPGNEVVLIGVKLDGPALLQKLEAAMLTDAEALGLVR from the coding sequence ATGACCACCACGCACCGTCGCACCCCCGTGACCGTCCTGTCCGGATTCCTCGGCTCCGGCAAGACAACACTGCTCAACGCCGTGCTCGCGAACCGTGACGGACGCCGCATCGCGGTCATCGTCAACGACTTCTCCGAGGTCAACATCGACGCCGCCCTCATCGCCGGTGAAGGTCACCTGACCCGCGGCGAAGACCGCTTCGTGGAACTGACCAACGGCTGCATCTGCTGCACGCTACGCGACGACCTCGTGGAGTCCGTCGGCACCCTCGCCCGACGCGGCGCCTACGACCACATCCTCATCGAATCGACGGGTATCTCAGAACCAATGCCGGTGGCCGCCACCTTCGAGTGGCAGTGGGACGACGGGACACGCCTCGCGGATCTCGCGCCGATCGACACGATGGTCACCCTCGTCGACGCCGTGCAGTTCCTCGACGGCCTCGGCACACGCGTCCGCCTCCGGGACGCCGACCGTGGATCCACGCCCGAGGACGAGCGCACCGTCGCCGATCTCCTCGTCGACCAGGTCGAATTCGCCGACCGCATCTACATCACCAAATCTGACCTGGTCTCCGCTGACCGACTCTCCGCCACGATCTCACTGGTACGTCGGATGAATCCGCGGGCGGTGATCGACATCATGGTGGACGGACTGGTCCACGGGCGCAGTGCGACCACTGAGATCCTCGGCGCACAGCTGTACAACGAAGCCACGGCACGGACGTACCAGGGCTATGCGGAAGAACTGGCAAACCCCCACACCCCGGAGACCGAGGAGTACGGCATCAGCTCCGTGGTGTTCCGCGGAGAACGACCGCTCGACCGGGGCAGACTCCTCGAGGCGCTCCGTTCCACCACCGGGCTGGTTCGTTCGAAAGGTTACTGCTGGTTCGCCGACCGCCTCGAGTTCGCGCAGGTGTGGCACCAGGCAGGGCCGGACCTGGCGATCCGCCCCGCAGCCTCGTGGAAAGCCGCAGGTCTGGAACCAGGCAACGAGGTCGTGCTCATCGGAGTGAAGCTCGACGGCCCGGCGCTACTTCAGAAGCTGGAGGCCGCCATGCTCACCGATGCGGAGGCCCTGGGCCTGGTCCGGTGA
- a CDS encoding PhoX family protein, whose protein sequence is MALLGRNLLSRLDFTSSRSHRTCVYKCGDACSKPVPNTSDNVYFRDIVRKEFDRRTLLRGAGTATIVLGGGGLLAACGQGPAPTASTSSPVAGSGTTSTPVGMRFNMVAPNTRDAVTVPTGYSSEVVIRWGDPVVEGAAPWTVDNQTPTAAEKQFGYNCDFAELLPITGEDNRFLLVSNHEYTTPQQMFPGYDADYPTEDQVRIEIANHGLSIVEVEANDSDGHLAPVIGQYNRRIHGETEFLVTGPASGRDLLKTSTDPTGTRVRGTFNNCAGSVTPWGTILSGEENVDQYFAGGAKADGKAAQERFARYGMEDDETARKWERFDDRFDITKEPNEAHRFNWVVEVDPWDPNSTPVKHTALGRFKHEAAAVHITDDRTIVSYSGDDSRFEYIYKFVSSKKFVDAPAGSGHQATTARQENMKALDEGTLYVAVFEGNSPDFKENTLPEDEAFDGAGHWVKLATCHADGSVDSHVDGMSGEEVLVFTRLAADKAGATKMDRPEDVQPHPATGRVYAALTNNEYRGAARPGKDDEPAMEYAPVKENKNGYILEMEDSHTGESFTWNLLLVCGDPAAAETYFGGFDKSRVSPISCPDNLAFDPHGNLWVSTDGNALESNDGLFAVSLDGETRGLTKQFLTVPAGAETCGPVVTDTRVLVNVQHPGEDDEATVETTASHWPDGGTSLARPSTVVVWKDDNGSIGGQEMG, encoded by the coding sequence ATGGCGCTACTCGGCCGAAACCTCCTGTCCAGGCTCGATTTCACCTCCAGCCGATCCCACCGCACCTGTGTGTACAAGTGCGGCGACGCCTGCTCCAAACCGGTACCCAACACCTCCGACAACGTGTATTTCCGCGATATCGTGCGTAAAGAGTTCGACCGTCGTACCCTGCTGCGCGGCGCCGGTACCGCGACCATTGTTCTCGGCGGAGGAGGGCTTCTCGCCGCATGCGGACAGGGCCCGGCACCGACAGCATCGACATCGTCCCCCGTAGCGGGCTCTGGTACGACCTCCACCCCGGTGGGGATGCGGTTCAACATGGTCGCACCCAACACCAGGGACGCTGTCACGGTGCCCACCGGATACAGCAGCGAGGTGGTCATCCGCTGGGGAGACCCTGTCGTCGAAGGAGCGGCACCCTGGACCGTCGACAACCAGACCCCCACAGCAGCGGAGAAACAGTTCGGCTACAACTGTGACTTCGCCGAACTGTTGCCGATCACCGGGGAGGACAACCGATTCCTGCTAGTGAGCAATCACGAATACACCACCCCGCAGCAGATGTTCCCCGGATACGACGCCGACTACCCCACCGAGGACCAGGTCCGCATCGAGATCGCCAATCACGGGCTGTCGATCGTAGAGGTCGAGGCAAACGATTCCGACGGGCACCTCGCGCCAGTCATCGGACAATACAACCGCCGTATCCACGGTGAGACAGAATTCCTGGTTACCGGACCAGCGTCCGGGCGCGACCTGTTGAAAACCTCGACCGACCCGACCGGCACCCGCGTACGCGGCACGTTCAACAACTGCGCCGGAAGCGTGACCCCGTGGGGAACGATTCTGTCCGGCGAGGAGAACGTCGACCAGTACTTCGCGGGCGGTGCGAAAGCGGACGGCAAGGCAGCACAAGAACGTTTCGCACGCTATGGCATGGAAGACGACGAGACGGCCCGCAAATGGGAGCGGTTCGACGACCGCTTCGACATCACCAAAGAACCCAACGAAGCACACCGCTTCAACTGGGTCGTCGAGGTCGACCCGTGGGACCCGAATTCCACCCCCGTCAAACACACCGCGCTGGGACGGTTCAAACACGAGGCGGCTGCCGTCCACATCACCGATGACCGCACCATCGTGTCCTATTCCGGGGATGACTCACGGTTCGAGTACATCTACAAGTTCGTGTCCTCGAAGAAATTCGTCGACGCGCCTGCCGGCTCGGGTCACCAGGCCACAACAGCACGACAAGAAAACATGAAGGCCCTCGACGAAGGCACGCTCTACGTCGCGGTATTCGAAGGGAACTCCCCTGACTTCAAGGAGAACACCCTGCCGGAGGACGAGGCGTTCGACGGTGCCGGGCACTGGGTGAAACTAGCGACCTGTCATGCAGACGGATCCGTCGACTCCCACGTCGATGGAATGTCAGGGGAAGAAGTTCTGGTCTTCACCCGCCTGGCGGCCGACAAAGCAGGAGCGACGAAAATGGACCGTCCCGAGGACGTCCAACCGCATCCCGCCACTGGTCGGGTCTACGCCGCATTGACCAACAACGAGTACCGCGGCGCCGCACGTCCCGGCAAAGATGATGAACCGGCCATGGAATACGCCCCGGTCAAGGAAAACAAGAACGGGTACATCCTGGAGATGGAGGACAGCCATACCGGAGAAAGCTTCACCTGGAACCTGCTGCTGGTTTGCGGCGATCCAGCAGCCGCCGAAACGTACTTCGGTGGCTTCGACAAGTCCAGGGTGTCCCCGATCTCCTGCCCCGACAACCTCGCCTTCGACCCGCACGGAAACCTGTGGGTCTCCACCGACGGAAATGCACTGGAGTCCAACGACGGGTTGTTCGCCGTCTCACTGGACGGCGAGACCCGCGGCCTGACCAAGCAGTTCCTCACCGTTCCCGCCGGGGCCGAAACATGCGGCCCGGTCGTGACCGACACCCGCGTGTTGGTCAACGTCCAGCACCCCGGTGAAGATGACGAGGCGACCGTGGAAACCACCGCGTCGCACTGGCCCGACGGCGGCACGTCGCTGGCCCGGCCGTCGACGGTGGTCGTATGGAAAGATGACAACGGGTCTATCGGCGGACAGGAGATGGGGTAA
- the aztB gene encoding zinc ABC transporter permease AztB has product MEFLTAPFEVSFVFRALLAGGFAAVLCACIGTWVVLRGLAFFGDAMSHGMLPGVAVAALVGGNLMLGAAVSALVMSLGVVTVSRMSRLSQDVSIGLQFITMLSLGVVIVSHSGSFAVDLTAFLFGDVLGVTGGDVLVIAIAAAVGGLACLVLHRPFTALTFDERKAHTLGLRPGVAHVGMLVLVALATVASFQVVGTLLVFGLLIGPPATALLLVRGIGRVMVVAAVIGVVQVYVGLLVSWYAETAAGATVTLLGGVSFLVVLAAKAVLCRVSSRTANDNHYQ; this is encoded by the coding sequence ATGGAATTCCTTACTGCTCCGTTCGAGGTGTCGTTCGTCTTCCGGGCGCTGTTGGCCGGCGGGTTCGCCGCTGTGCTCTGCGCCTGTATCGGCACATGGGTTGTCCTGCGTGGTCTCGCATTCTTCGGGGATGCGATGAGTCACGGCATGTTGCCCGGGGTGGCGGTGGCGGCGCTCGTCGGCGGGAACCTCATGCTCGGGGCGGCGGTCAGTGCGCTGGTGATGTCGCTGGGCGTTGTCACCGTCAGTCGCATGTCACGGTTGTCGCAGGACGTGAGCATCGGTCTGCAATTCATCACGATGCTGTCGCTGGGCGTGGTGATCGTGTCGCATTCGGGATCGTTCGCGGTAGATCTCACGGCCTTTCTTTTCGGCGACGTTCTGGGTGTCACCGGCGGCGATGTTCTGGTCATCGCCATCGCCGCTGCTGTCGGGGGACTGGCCTGCCTTGTGTTGCACCGACCGTTCACGGCCCTGACGTTCGACGAGCGTAAGGCGCACACGCTGGGGTTGCGGCCGGGGGTGGCACATGTGGGGATGCTGGTTCTCGTCGCGTTGGCGACGGTGGCGTCATTTCAGGTGGTCGGCACGCTCCTGGTCTTCGGTCTGTTGATCGGGCCGCCGGCGACGGCGTTGCTGCTGGTCCGCGGGATTGGGCGGGTCATGGTTGTCGCGGCGGTGATCGGAGTGGTGCAGGTCTATGTCGGTCTGCTGGTCAGCTGGTATGCGGAGACCGCTGCCGGAGCGACAGTGACACTGCTCGGCGGGGTGAGCTTCCTGGTCGTGTTGGCGGCAAAGGCAGTTCTGTGTAGAGTCAGCTCCCGTACTGCAAATGATAATCATTATCAGTAG